The stretch of DNA AACGGCTTCAAGACCGAGACTCGGAGACTATGAAGATCGGTCTCTTCGGCGGCACGTTTGACCCGATCCACTGGGGCCATCTGCGCAGCGCGGAGGAAGTCCGCGAAGCCTTTCGCCTCGACCGGATTCTCTTCATTCCCTCGTCGATTCCGCCGCACAAGGAAAGGAAAGACGCCAGCGATGCGGGCGATCGACTTGCGATGACGCGGCTTGCGACCGCGAGTCATCCCGACTTTGCCGTCTCCGACGTGGAGATCGCGCGTCCGGGAAAATCCTACTCCATCGATACGCTGCGTCATTTTGCCGGCAAGCTCGGGCGGAACGACGCGCTTTATTTTATCCTCGGTATGGACGCTTTTCGTGAGATCGGCTCGTGGAAGGATTTTCAGGAGCTTTTTTCTCTCAGCCATTTCATCACCACGTCGCGGCCGAAATGCAAGGACTTGCGCGCGCTCGGCGATATTCCCGTTGCCGCGCGAAAATCGTTTTGTTATGATTCGAAAACAAACTCCTATCGGCACAAGAGCGGCACACGGCTTCATTTTTTTAAATTGACCGACATCGCTATTTCAGCTTCCGAGATTCGGGCCCAAGTGAAGGCGGGAAAATCCATCCGCTATCTGGTCCCGCCGGAGGTTGAGAGCTATATTAAGCGAAGAGGGCTCTATCGGCGCGCGAGGAGGCGCAAGAACGGATTTGGCGGAAATCGGCTCGTGGGATAAGGCGCTGCTCGCCAGCCGCTTCGCGCTGGAGAAGAAGGCCTACGATCTGGTGTTGATGGAGGTCCGCGACCTCACCTCCATCGCCGATTATTTCATCGTTTGCTCCGGCCGCTCGGACCGGCAGGTGCAGAGCATCGCGCAGGGGATCGAGGACAGTCTGCGCGGCATGGGCGTGCGTCCTCACTCGGTCGAGGGTGCGGGACGGGGACAGTGGGTTTTGATGGATTTTTCCGATGTCATCGTGCATATCTTCTATGAGCCGGTGCGCGAGTTTTACGATCTGGAAGCGCTTTGGGCCGACGCTCCCCGCGTGGACCTGCCCGAGCCTTACGCGACTCTCGTGAATCAATTTCGCATCCGGGGCGAGCAACATCCGTCGTAGTCTGAAAGCGCCGCTTGAAGCCATCGATTGCGTCTCCGGCTGAATTTATTCTTGGAGGGGAAGAGACATCGTGCGCGATCAACGTCCTCTGATTCTGATCGTCTTGGACGGG from Candidatus Binatia bacterium encodes:
- the nadD gene encoding nicotinate-nucleotide adenylyltransferase, which produces MKIGLFGGTFDPIHWGHLRSAEEVREAFRLDRILFIPSSIPPHKERKDASDAGDRLAMTRLATASHPDFAVSDVEIARPGKSYSIDTLRHFAGKLGRNDALYFILGMDAFREIGSWKDFQELFSLSHFITTSRPKCKDLRALGDIPVAARKSFCYDSKTNSYRHKSGTRLHFFKLTDIAISASEIRAQVKAGKSIRYLVPPEVESYIKRRGLYRRARRRKNGFGGNRLVG
- the rsfS gene encoding ribosome silencing factor, which gives rise to MAEIGSWDKALLASRFALEKKAYDLVLMEVRDLTSIADYFIVCSGRSDRQVQSIAQGIEDSLRGMGVRPHSVEGAGRGQWVLMDFSDVIVHIFYEPVREFYDLEALWADAPRVDLPEPYATLVNQFRIRGEQHPS